From Mastacembelus armatus chromosome 9, fMasArm1.2, whole genome shotgun sequence:
AGGTCAGTACCTGAAGCTGTAAACTGTTTCATGGTCCACACAGGAATCCTGCTTTAGCTCAAGATCCACTGCTTTTTGACCTTTTCTCAGCTTCCCTCTGTTTATTCAGCAGACAGTCAGCCCAGTCTTGTCTGCCACGCTCTGTCCGTTCTGCTGAAGTCACTTTGTTCCTGGAAATCATTTTAACTGATCCACTGGTGTCAGGGCAGGTTGGATTACAGGGCAAACTCTACATTACACCTTCTTCTGTTCTGCTGACGTCTGTGTAATTAGTGGTGACACCTTGGAGGCTGCATCTCCGTTAGCAGGGCCGACTAACCGCAGCTGAGACcaccagttgttttgttttctttcttttttaatataagaaataaataaataaactgcgTCAATAGAAGCGAGAGGTGGCTGGTTAGTGGTGCTGCCTCTCTAATGCCGGTGGAGTTTGAACAGTCACATGGTGTTCATGTGAGGATCAGCGTccagagaacagcagcagcaggttcagCAGGAATTTTACAGCATTTTGCATCACTTTCCCACAGTTTGAGTTACGGGGGAACCATCGACCGCTATACAACAAAGATATAAAATCCAATTCAGATCTAACatcctgctgttttaaaatgcatcTAGCTGACTTAACTTGCTGTCAGTAACGCTGTATGTAGCATATGCAGTATGTTTTTAACTTTCAtgtgttgctctgtgtgtgtgtgtgtgtgtgtgtgtgtgtgtgtgtgtgtgtgtgtgtgtgtgtgtgtgtgtgtagttattGTGTGTGGGTTTAGTGTCAGGTCAGGGAGCAGCTAATGGAGTTCACTCACTCACTTCAGCCACATCAGAGCTGATTGTTCCCTGTGGGGGAAGGACAAGGTTTTGCACTGGAGTAACCTCATTCTGCACACACAATCAGATTCTTCAGCACCTGTGGGTGCATGCCTGCGTTTTCCTAAACAGACACGTAACTAACTCTGCTGCTATAATAGCAGATGAATGGATTCCCAAATTccacattttagttttagtggATGTcctctgaaatgttttcagttttctgtgttcAAACACCAGCCTGACACCAGTCAGCTGGTGCTGCTCATggccagtgtgtgtctgagtcaCAAGGCAGATCATCTCGTGTGTGAGAACGTGTTGGATTAAAGGGCGtctaaaaacaaatcatttttatttaagagCTAAGGATCATGAAGTGATCGCGACTGAGCCAAGCGTCCAGTGTTATACCAGgttgtttcctgtctgtctgtgcaggtgGTATTTTGCTCTGATCTCAGTGTCGGGGATCTTCGCTGTGACCTTTTCTGTGATCTTCGCCTACGTGGCCGACATCACGGCGGAAGACGAGAGGAGCACGGCCTACGGACTGGTGAGAACAGCAACATGCTGCAGTTTACATCACGTTCTATGGGTCACAAAACAGTTGAACTGAGCCGCTGATGGTGTGAAGTATAGCACCTGGTTTATCTTGATCTTATCCAAGGTTTGGTTTTACTTTTGTCTTaatcaataaaaactgaagatATTTTAGTCAATTGTTTTAATACTTATactttctttgttgtgtttggttGCCATGGTCACAGGTGTTTTTACCTGGAATCTggattcacattcacattttgacTAAAGTCCTGTTCGCTGGGTTCACCTGGAGAAGCCGACTTATTTAAATtattagcaaaacaaaaatattgagCAAAATTCTCAGCACTTCCTGTTCAGACATGCGGGTGTCTGCTGCAGTTTCCCCGTGTGTCTCAGCTGATAGTTTGGGTCTCAGTGGATTTAGTTCATTATTAACAGCAGCTCCAACATGTCCACTTGTCTTTCACATCCCTGATGAAGTTCAGAGCATTTCATtctagttgtttttgtttacttttagtttagttttagtcttgtttttgttgagaGGCACAGGTCAACAAATAGGTTTGATCTTAGGTTCCATTTAAAACAGTGGACATGTATTCAGAGCTGGTGCTGTGATGCCTGACTGGACCTTGGATCATCTCATAGTGGAGCGGCCCTGCAGACCATGTGCCCACTGTAATAGCATATTGTGTTTATATAATGGAGGGGCTGGTGTTTCCTGCCATTATGTGCTCTGCAGTTACTCGAGGTCAGAGGCAGGACAGGAACTTAGAAATGGACCGGTCGAGTTGTGTATGTGGTTCATGCTGGGCTGTGGAGACCAACAGACATCACATGAGCAGGatttaaacatgacaaaagGTTTTTCTCCCAGTTTGATTGTTAAGCGCTGGATTAAAGTTGTAGGAAAAGAGATGTTGGAGTTTGGACTCTTGAGTGAAACCTGCTACGTCAGTCCTACTGGTCAAAGTTTCCTCACTGCTCACTGGCTTTAAAACGTTTACTGGTTGGAGTCAAGGAACCTGGTTCTGAGTTCTGGCTTTTACcataaatacaaagaaaagtCTCCCAGCAATCAGGCCACATCAGACGGTAACCTGAACTATCCCCTGGTCAAACTAGTCAAACAGGTTGTTAACATGAAGTTTTCCTCTGCATGGTCCAGTCCACACAGACTCCACCCGCTGGAGCGCAGGGCGTTGAGGTGCATCCGCTTATAAGGGTGCCACCATCGCTCAGGAAGAGGATCTCAACAAAAACCACTTAAAACCAATAGTCAATAAAACACGTCCTAAATAAAACCAATGTATGAAACAGTTTAGACTCTAAACACACCCAGTGCTGACTCAAAAATAAATTTCTAAGATGTTTAAAACTCAGTGGCAGGACTTTTGCCTTCAGCATAAACAGTATCAGCTTCACTGAGGGATGTGACAGGATGCAGGTCCTGCTCACCTTCACctgctgtctctttgtgtccTCAGGTCTCTGCGACCTTCGCAGCCAGTTTAGTGACAAGCCCGGCCATCGGGGCCTACCTGTCAGCGCAGTACGGGGACAGCCTGGTGGTCCTGGTTGCCACGGTGATTGCAGTGGCCGACATCGCTTTTGTGTTCTTTGTAGTCCCCGAATCGCTGCCGGACAAGATGAGACTCACGTCCTGGGGCTTCCCCATCTCCTGGGAACAGGCCGACCCCTTCGCTGTGAGTTCAGACTAAAACATGACTGGTACAGggtcaggggtcaaaggtcaggactTCACACAGCAGCTCTAAGATGGGAGAATATTAGGATGTGATACAGGTTTATGACCAATACTTCATATTTAACATTACGCAGTCCAGTATCCAGTTTATTCTCTGGTGGCTCACATGCTGCTTAAAGAcataccgtattttctggactataagtcgcactttgacttatatgtgtatatttacagtcattttatcCAGTAGTCCCTAGTGTTAGATGGGACTCTTGACTCattgaagataatattatactgtcaaaaaagtaaaaacctttatgttcacattaaactctaactcctaatGTAACACCAGTGAAAATGGtgcccaaaacaaagagctatactgcagacgTCAAGCttcaggtaataaagtctgcagctgaaacacagtttggactgagtgttCACATTCAGACGACCTGAGAGAGGAGCAGGACACGCCCTTTGACCTTCTCTCCACCACCACTGGgagaattgtttgtttttgctaaatGCGACTAATATTccagtgcgacttatagtcctgAATATACGgtaataataatgaatgaatacagaaTAAGATGGAACAGTCCTCACCAGTAACATGTGATATGATTATCAATAATAACCCTGGTCAGAACACTGAGCTAGGTTTGTGATCTGAAAACTGAATACTAGCAAATAATTTATATTGGAAGGTTTCAAAACTGGACCACAGCCCTCAGTCCTTAACATTTTAGAAGAGGGAAGTGGAAGGGAGAGGAACTGATTGACAGTTATATTGATGAGTTGCACTTATCGGTGTGTTTTGTGCTCAGTCTCTGCGTCGTGTGGGGAAAGACACCACTGTGCTGCTCATATGTGTCACAGTGTTCCTGTCATACCTGCCTGAGGCCGGACAGTactccagcttcttcctctacctgagacaggtgagacacacacacagctgtggaaAGTAACTTTGTACGTTTACTCATGTACTGTCTTTAAGTACAGCTTTGAggtaattgtatttttactggagtatttgcattttctgcagCCGTGTACTTCTACTCCACTACAGTCCAGAGTCAgatgttgtacttttactgcactgtACTTCCTGTGCAGTTAAAACTTCATGTGAGATCCTGTAGAATATGAtgcactgctgcagatgaagtaCAGTTtaaaaagtacttcaaactttaacaactactgcagtaaagttcaacatgtacattaatCAGCAGCTTTTTGCTCACAAGTTCAACATATCAACTTAAAGGAATAATCCGCTGCTGATTAAATGATCATTTAATCTTTAATGTGtcacaataaaaaatgttgttaACGTCTGTGGAGAAATCAGTGAAAAAGAACGTCTTATTCCTAAAGctgaaaaatcctacaacacccaggatgcattgcgtCTGGTGCAATCCAGTGTCCTGTCCATTGTAGTTCGTTTAACACCAACTTCCTGTTGACAAGAAACGAGCTGTAATGGACGAGatttggattttctgctgatcattGAGGGAGGTTTTAGTCCTCAGGGTGTCCAGGTTGAccaggtcacacagaggtcagaggtcacacagaggaaaggtCACTGTTGTTCACTGATTATTCTCTGTAGCACATGAATGTATGAATGTCTCCTTTCTGGATGTTGATGTTTCGTTGTGATGATTGTTGAGAGCGAGTTTATCTTCATCAGCAGCTCGTTTCTTCTCTTCCAGGTGATCGAGTTTTCTCCTGCAGCCATCGCTGCCTTCATTGCCATGGTGGGAATCCTCTCTATAGTCGCTCAGGTACACATCCACCCAGCTGACACTGTGTCTGAGGCTGCGAGAACATCTAATAAAAGCACATTCCCACGCCCGTCGTAGCTTCTGACATCCTGTTCTCTGTCTTCCGTCAGACTCTGCTCCTCAGTGTTTTAATGAGGACCATTGGTAATAAGAACACAGTCCTCCTCGGCCTGGGCTTCCAGCTGTTCCAGCTGGCCTGGTACGGCTTCGGCTCCGAGCCGTGGTGAGTTCACTGACGGCGTGTGGGCGTCAGCATCAGTGTTTGACTCTGTATGAATTTTAATAATGACCCCTCCAGACACGCCTGACGACATGTAAAAACACTGTCCTTTCAGTAAAGGTTAAAAACCGTGCAGgtctcactgacactgacatctACATGTTCACTCTCGAAGACAGAGGAAGAACctgtgaaaagattttttttagtCCAAACTATGAAAGAACCACATCACTGCTCTGGCTCACGTGACCTGTCGGTCTGTCAGGAGGCCTGAACACTGCTCAGTGACTCTGTTTGTGCTGTGAGTGCTGCAGGTTGTCACTGACTGGAAATCGAGTGATTTATTTATCTTCTGTCCAGGATGATGTGGGCAGCAGGAACAGTAGCAGCCATGTCCTCCATCACCTTCCCAGCAGTCTCTGCTCTGGTGTCACACAGTGCAGCACCTGACCAGCAAGGTGAGTACAGCAGCCTGTCTGCAGGAGGGAGGGAACACAGGAATCTTCGATGGAAGAGGCTGACCCCCTGCTTTGTGTCCGTGTGCACAGGTGTGGTTCAGGGGATGATCACAGGTATCAGGGGCCTGTGTAACGGTTTGGGTCCGGCGCTCTACGGCTTCATCTTCTACCTCTTCGACGTGGAGCTGAACGACATGGAGCCAGCAGCAGGAAGACCTTCACAGAGCACAGAGGTAAACGCTCTCTCTCCCCATGTCTCCTGAGCAAGCAGGCGGCGAGCGTCTCGTCGCTACAGGACCAATGAGCGTCTCTTCGACCTCGTCGCCCGATGGACGCACCAGCGCTGGACGCCCACAGACTCAGACTgtgatatttgttgttttacaacctgtttcagctgtttttcaaaGTGCAGAGTTTTTGTTGAAGAAGTTGACTGGATTTATTTCTCATGagttgtcaaaataaaagtcttcatgcttttaattttattttctcttctttgtctgtttctgcaGAAGTCAGTCATCCCTGGTCCTCCCTTCCTGTTTGGAGCGTGCGCCGTTGTGTTCGCTCTTCTCGTCGCCATCTTCATCCCCGAGCACCACCAGCTGGCCGAAGTCAAGACCTGTTCCGCCCACAAGTCCGGCACCTCCTCCACTGCACATGCTCAGAACAGCAGCCCCCTGGGCACGCCTACCAATGATGCGGAGGACATCGAGCCGCTCCTACAGAACAGCAGCATGTGACTCCAGCCAATCACGGTGCCGAGGTCTGAGCTTTAGCCCCGCCCCCTTCAGAATAACCATTTcagcttttactttttacatttttttatatttttaaatctggACTGTTCAGATACTGTCAGGTATCGCTAGGCGgcaaacacactgactgaccaATGTTCACGTCATTTCTTTACATggctgatgattttttttacctcatttaaaaaaatgacagagaacAAGGTTCATTTAGCTCCTTGGTTCCAATTTTGATGAGGTTCTGCGTCAGTAAAGCCATTGTTTGCTCTGAGCTCAGGTGTGCTTCGACAggtaaaaccaaaaaataacaGCGGATCAATTTAAAGCCCCTGAAAACAGGGTTTCAATCCATGACATAACCAAAACCCTTTGCTTTGGCTGTTGATGTAGGCTCCTGTCGCCACCACTCAATgagaaaatatgattttttattttaaactgtggTTAAACTGTTCCCACAATGATGTCACGTTTAGATCAGACGGGCCATGATTGTTCTTTCAGTACCTCATGTTTCTTTCCTGCCGAGAGGACGAGGAGGTGACGACTGAAAATGGAGGAACAGAAAATTATCTGTTcgtcatttctgttgtttttgaagTAAAACCGTCAGACGTTTAGTCTCGGCCCCTCAGATCAGAGGGTTTGCTGCTGGTCTTGTCGTATATGAAAGTAAATGGAATATTTTTAGGTTCTGGACTcttggttggacaaaacaagcaaagTGAAACTTTCTCAGTGGTGAATTATCAatagcatattttattttccataaacTAAGTCCGTGATTCTGGAGAGTACTAGCAGGTTAATCAGCAGTTGAACACAGTGGGTTAGTTTTGGTGTTGTGACCTGGACTGCCCTCATGAAAACATCATGTCTGGTTTAGTTTGGAGCAGACTGTCACGGAGCCTGAGGGCGTCACTTTTTACCCGGAGTTGTCAGTCTGGTTGCCGCCTGAACCCCTGCAGTCAGTTT
This genomic window contains:
- the mfsd14bb gene encoding hippocampus abundant transcript-like protein 1 gives rise to the protein MLVRGSHGRGRASVTHAVVVIFLEFFAWGLLTTPMLTVLHETFPQHTFLMNGLVQGVKGFLSFLSAPLIGALSDIWGRKSFLLMTVFFTCAPIPFMRISPWWYFALISVSGIFAVTFSVIFAYVADITAEDERSTAYGLVSATFAASLVTSPAIGAYLSAQYGDSLVVLVATVIAVADIAFVFFVVPESLPDKMRLTSWGFPISWEQADPFASLRRVGKDTTVLLICVTVFLSYLPEAGQYSSFFLYLRQVIEFSPAAIAAFIAMVGILSIVAQTLLLSVLMRTIGNKNTVLLGLGFQLFQLAWYGFGSEPWMMWAAGTVAAMSSITFPAVSALVSHSAAPDQQGVVQGMITGIRGLCNGLGPALYGFIFYLFDVELNDMEPAAGRPSQSTEKSVIPGPPFLFGACAVVFALLVAIFIPEHHQLAEVKTCSAHKSGTSSTAHAQNSSPLGTPTNDAEDIEPLLQNSSM